Proteins from one Cryptomeria japonica chromosome 4, Sugi_1.0, whole genome shotgun sequence genomic window:
- the LOC131875139 gene encoding uncharacterized protein LOC131875139 has translation MQEIELGIKKLGVGKAKDLVELQAEYLRRGMKVLAPHIMKIFNNIILHGFPKDWTASLAIHLFKSGDVNNPSNSRTIMIDPLFAKLFGSMIENRISKWVEENHKRAKGQANFKPKHSTVDHGITLRRIIEKAWE, from the coding sequence ATGCAAGAGATCGAATTGGGTATTAAGAAATTGGGTGTTGGTAAAGCTAAAGACTTAGTTGAGCTTCAAGCAGAGTATCTCAGGCGGGGCATGAAAGTCCTTGCCCCTCACattatgaaaatattcaataatatcaTCCTTCATGGATTCCCTAAAGATTGGACTGCAAGTCTTGCTATACATCTTTTCAAAAGTGGCGATGTTAATAACCCCTCCAATTCTAGGACAATAATGATCGATCCTTTGTTTGCTAAGCTATTTGGAagcatgatagaaaatagaatcagCAAATGGGTGGAAGAAAATCATAAACGTGCAAAAGGTCAAGCTAATTTCAAACCTAAACATTCCACAGTTGATCATGGTATTACTTTGAGACGCATCATTGAAAAAGCTTGGGAGTAA